One genomic region from Lujinxingia vulgaris encodes:
- a CDS encoding peptide chain release factor 3 yields the protein MSTDLSPKKIAEEVQRRRTFAIISHPDAGKTTMTEKLLLYGGAIHLAGSVKSRRAAKHAVSDWMEMEQQRGISITSSVLQFPYGDYAINLLDTPGHADFSEDTYRTLAAADSAVMLMDVAKGVEPQTIKLFKVCAMRKLPIFTFVNKMDRYGRPPLELMEEIEEILGIRSCPINWPIGDGKEFKGVYDRLNEKIIVFDSQGTHGESIVEEVTVDLDDPQAEKLLGTDRYLKLLDDIELLDIAGDPFDLERVRAGELTPMFFGSAMTNFGVGPFLKAFVEMAPSPAEAKDRLAVNPTRPEFSGFVFKIQANMNPAHRDRLAFMRITSGVFEKDMQATIKRDNRQVKLAYPQTFMASDREVAGRAFAGDIIGLYDPGNYRIGDTLFTGSPVEETEIPRFSPEHFAVVEIKEALKRKQLTKGLDQLSEEGTIQVFRQPHLGDLDAVVGAVGILQFEVLQHRLENEYKVKVNLRQLNFKHARWVDGEPFDEDAFNRQDYTKVLRDRDDLPIVLFRNDWALNYCTQQNPKLRFLPNPPGTPGLEELHGSTV from the coding sequence ATGAGCACCGACCTCTCCCCCAAGAAAATCGCCGAGGAGGTCCAACGCCGGCGCACCTTCGCGATCATCTCGCACCCCGACGCCGGTAAGACCACCATGACCGAAAAGCTTCTGCTTTACGGCGGCGCCATCCACCTGGCCGGCAGCGTCAAGAGCCGACGCGCCGCCAAACACGCGGTCAGCGACTGGATGGAGATGGAGCAGCAACGCGGCATCTCCATCACCTCCTCGGTCTTGCAGTTCCCCTATGGCGACTACGCCATCAACCTGCTCGACACCCCCGGCCACGCCGACTTCTCGGAGGACACCTACCGCACGCTCGCTGCGGCAGACAGCGCCGTGATGCTCATGGACGTCGCCAAAGGCGTCGAGCCGCAGACCATCAAGCTCTTTAAGGTCTGCGCGATGCGCAAACTCCCCATCTTCACCTTTGTGAACAAGATGGACCGCTACGGCCGTCCGCCGCTGGAGCTGATGGAGGAGATCGAAGAGATCCTCGGCATCCGCTCCTGCCCCATCAACTGGCCTATCGGTGATGGTAAGGAGTTTAAGGGCGTTTACGACCGACTCAATGAAAAGATCATCGTCTTCGACTCCCAGGGCACCCACGGGGAGTCGATCGTCGAAGAGGTCACCGTCGATCTCGACGATCCGCAGGCCGAAAAACTCCTGGGCACCGACCGCTACCTCAAGCTCCTCGACGACATTGAGCTGCTGGACATCGCCGGCGATCCCTTCGATCTGGAGCGCGTGCGCGCCGGCGAGCTCACCCCGATGTTCTTTGGCTCGGCGATGACCAACTTCGGCGTCGGCCCCTTCCTCAAAGCATTTGTCGAGATGGCGCCCTCGCCGGCCGAGGCCAAAGATCGCCTTGCGGTCAACCCGACGCGCCCTGAGTTCTCGGGCTTTGTCTTTAAGATCCAGGCCAACATGAACCCGGCCCACCGCGACCGCCTGGCCTTTATGCGCATCACCTCCGGCGTGTTTGAAAAAGACATGCAGGCGACCATCAAGCGCGACAACCGTCAGGTCAAACTGGCCTACCCCCAGACCTTTATGGCCTCAGACCGCGAGGTCGCCGGGCGCGCGTTTGCCGGCGACATCATCGGGCTTTACGACCCGGGCAACTACCGCATCGGCGACACCCTCTTTACCGGCAGCCCGGTCGAAGAGACCGAGATCCCCCGCTTCAGCCCCGAGCATTTTGCGGTCGTCGAGATCAAAGAGGCGCTCAAACGCAAGCAGCTCACCAAGGGCCTCGACCAGCTCTCCGAGGAGGGCACGATTCAGGTCTTCCGCCAGCCCCACCTGGGCGACCTCGACGCGGTGGTCGGCGCCGTCGGTATCCTGCAGTTTGAGGTGCTCCAGCACCGCCTGGAGAACGAGTACAAGGTCAAGGTCAACCTGCGTCAGCTCAACTTCAAACACGCCCGCTGGGTCGATGGCGAGCCCTTCGACGAAGACGCGTTCAACCGCCAGGACTACACCAAGGTGCTGCGCGACCGCGACGATCTTCCCATCGTGCTCTTCCGCAACGACTGGGCGCTCAACTACTGCACCCAGCAGAACCCGAAGCTGCGTTTCCTGCCCAACCCCCCCGGCACCCCGGGGCTCGAAGAGCTGCACGGCTCCACGGTCTGA
- a CDS encoding two-component system sensor histidine kinase NtrB yields the protein MTVQPYPPIAQRTTPPGRLAALFALLILVCVLPALAIAMGFSLSLPLPSAAETLGTLRGAFTHSTLLMLGGILALSSATLSLARFLVRRSALTSVISITLFWSGFVAIIQALTVDGALYAARDIENYIPFTWTITRHLNALLILGAGVLLLWPRRQLALLRPGFMLGVFALFGTLALTLLGLASYLDLPQTTRPDAILIRPWDLPALLIFALCAFGLFPRIHRRFRSHFSLALWLSILPLLAAQGYLIFGSTQIFDAAFNAAYGLSALSSAVIFSGLIFDYIRSTSQEQHLLRTISERETRIRTMFDGAAEAIIAFDNDGVIELWNPAATLLFGWRVDDIVGRNITTLLIPRAHRPYFTDQLERLVTDRTSRNIHSYALGGPFEIVFLHQDGNEVHVELSLAASGPQDEPIFTLFARDLSARKQMQLRMTQMDRMITIGTMAAGVGHEINNPLTYLIANLDLIDEAEDQEERHHSLESARQGAERIRRIVDDLRLLSGFQEQPRHKVSVADALDVALRMTRQLIQRSASLHQTIADTSPVLADEPRLTQVFINLLTNAAHALSNRARHENRIDVHLLELDDQVIVEISDNGPGIPLDIQDAIFEPFFTTKPAGEGSGLGLSLCRQIVESFEGSLTVESQPGKGATFRVSLPRYTPTSSAEADSAPPRE from the coding sequence GTGACGGTTCAACCCTACCCACCCATCGCTCAACGCACCACACCACCGGGACGACTCGCCGCACTCTTCGCCCTGCTCATCCTGGTCTGTGTGCTCCCGGCGCTGGCCATCGCGATGGGATTTAGCCTGAGCCTGCCGCTGCCCTCAGCGGCAGAGACTCTGGGCACTCTGCGCGGAGCTTTTACCCACAGCACACTCTTGATGCTCGGCGGCATCCTCGCACTAAGCTCGGCAACCTTAAGCCTCGCCCGCTTTCTGGTGCGCCGCTCCGCGCTGACCTCGGTCATCAGCATCACCCTCTTCTGGTCGGGCTTTGTCGCCATCATCCAGGCCCTCACCGTCGACGGCGCTCTCTACGCCGCGCGCGACATCGAGAATTACATCCCCTTCACCTGGACGATCACCCGCCACCTCAACGCCCTGCTCATCCTGGGCGCCGGCGTGCTGCTCTTATGGCCCCGACGCCAGCTCGCCCTGCTTCGCCCCGGCTTTATGCTCGGCGTCTTCGCCCTCTTTGGCACACTGGCCCTGACGCTGCTGGGGCTGGCCTCTTACCTCGATCTTCCGCAGACCACCCGCCCCGACGCCATCTTGATTCGCCCCTGGGATCTGCCCGCGCTTTTGATCTTTGCCCTCTGCGCCTTTGGCCTCTTTCCTCGCATCCACCGCCGTTTTCGCAGCCACTTCTCCCTCGCGCTCTGGCTGAGCATCCTCCCCTTGCTCGCCGCCCAGGGCTACCTGATCTTCGGCTCCACCCAGATCTTCGACGCCGCCTTCAACGCCGCCTACGGCCTGAGCGCCCTCTCCTCAGCGGTGATCTTCAGCGGGTTGATCTTCGACTACATCCGCTCCACCAGCCAGGAGCAACACCTCCTGCGCACTATCAGCGAGCGTGAGACGCGCATCCGCACCATGTTTGACGGCGCCGCCGAGGCCATCATCGCCTTCGATAACGACGGCGTCATTGAGCTCTGGAACCCTGCTGCGACCCTGCTCTTTGGCTGGCGCGTCGACGACATCGTCGGACGAAACATCACCACCCTGCTCATCCCCCGGGCCCACCGCCCCTACTTCACCGACCAGCTCGAGCGCCTGGTCACCGACCGCACCTCCCGTAACATCCACAGCTACGCGCTGGGTGGCCCCTTCGAGATTGTGTTCCTCCACCAGGACGGCAACGAGGTGCACGTGGAGCTCTCCCTGGCCGCCAGCGGCCCCCAGGACGAGCCCATCTTCACCCTCTTCGCCCGCGATCTCTCCGCCCGCAAACAGATGCAGCTGCGCATGACGCAGATGGACCGCATGATCACCATCGGCACCATGGCCGCCGGCGTCGGCCACGAGATCAACAACCCGCTGACCTACCTCATCGCCAACCTCGATCTCATCGACGAGGCCGAAGACCAGGAGGAGCGCCACCACAGCCTGGAGTCCGCCCGCCAGGGCGCCGAGCGCATCCGCCGCATCGTCGACGACCTTCGCCTGCTCTCGGGCTTTCAGGAGCAACCTCGCCATAAAGTCTCAGTGGCCGACGCCCTCGACGTCGCCCTGCGCATGACCCGCCAGCTCATCCAGCGCAGCGCCTCACTGCATCAGACGATCGCAGACACCTCTCCGGTGCTCGCCGATGAACCTCGGCTAACCCAGGTCTTCATCAACCTGCTCACCAACGCCGCCCACGCCCTGAGCAACCGCGCTCGCCATGAAAACCGCATCGACGTGCATCTTCTTGAGCTCGACGATCAGGTTATCGTCGAGATCAGCGACAACGGCCCGGGCATCCCCCTCGATATCCAGGACGCGATCTTCGAGCCCTTCTTCACCACCAAACCCGCCGGTGAGGGCAGCGGACTGGGGCTCTCCCTCTGCCGCCAGATCGTGGAGTCGTTTGAGGGCAGCCTCACCGTCGAGTCGCAGCCCGGCAAAGGCGCAACCTTCCGCGTCTCCCTGCCCCGCTACACCCCAACCTCATCGGCCGAAGCCGACTCCGCCCCCCCCCGGGAATGA
- a CDS encoding protein-disulfide reductase DsbD family protein, with product MSRLLHPIARRPSRAATSRSTSAPSKRSRFRALAMVAALAFFTLLAAPLQLSAQGLEVPEGAYAEDAFDEGDPRVEKRLILDHTTASPGRTITAGVLFEMDPKWHIYWRNSGQGGMSTEASLTASAGQISELRWPAPTVFHEAGGEIITFGYGDHVLLYWEVALPADLQPGAEVELNAEVDYLVCKVDCIPGRAELTRSLLITEAPKPAQNAVTALFAKARNATPQTTSQRKLTASLRYSKAPIAPGEDFRAELAIIGCSTPDAPDCLNLGPPPERPADAFVFDTLPQSRLTIARVSPHPTAHSGWFIELQGRTSSDTPSGDQRLSGVLKLTDDQGQPLPTFVDFLFPRTESAEAQAMLLGAGAPTDPTASPTSPAQPTENTPSIFFILLLAFAGGALLNLMPCVFPVLAIKVFSFVKLANEERQSVYVHGAAYTAGIVTSMMALAGVVIALQQLGTQVGWGFQFQEPRFIAVVGAVLVIFALNLFGVFEVTLNPGRLQDLTDAPGGLRRSFGEGVLAVVLATPCSAPFLGTAVGFALASSPLVIALIFMTLGLGLAAPFVALTLIPNTARFLPRPGPWMLIFKQFLGFALLGTVIWLLWLIGQMSGAMAQTAQLIFLLSCALAAWIWGQVQFGSSAKRLLGGLGALILIAISAWQTFDFSAEVPDPASATTQSASTDDEGIAWIPWSEEAVQAELAAGRPVFIDFTATWCITCQVNKRNVLETPEVIAAVEEHNVAMVIADWTRRDDRIRAKLAEFGKAGVPMYLLYHPDSPEDPRVLPELLTRQMVIEAFASP from the coding sequence ATGAGTCGTCTTCTTCATCCCATCGCCCGTCGCCCCTCCCGGGCGGCAACCTCTCGCTCAACATCAGCCCCCTCGAAACGCAGCCGCTTTCGCGCGCTCGCGATGGTGGCGGCCCTGGCGTTCTTCACGCTCCTGGCCGCGCCGCTGCAGCTGAGCGCGCAGGGGCTTGAGGTCCCCGAGGGCGCCTACGCCGAAGACGCCTTCGATGAAGGCGATCCCCGCGTCGAAAAACGCCTGATCTTGGATCACACCACGGCCTCCCCCGGTCGGACCATCACCGCCGGGGTCCTCTTTGAGATGGACCCCAAATGGCACATCTACTGGCGCAACTCCGGCCAGGGGGGCATGAGCACCGAGGCCAGCCTCACCGCCTCCGCCGGTCAGATCTCCGAGCTCCGATGGCCCGCCCCAACCGTCTTCCATGAAGCCGGCGGCGAGATCATAACCTTTGGTTATGGCGACCATGTGCTCTTGTACTGGGAGGTGGCCCTCCCCGCCGATCTTCAGCCCGGCGCCGAGGTCGAGCTTAACGCCGAGGTCGACTACCTCGTCTGCAAAGTCGACTGCATCCCCGGCCGCGCCGAGCTCACCCGCTCGCTCCTCATCACCGAGGCGCCCAAGCCGGCTCAAAACGCCGTCACCGCGCTCTTCGCCAAGGCTCGCAACGCCACGCCGCAGACCACCTCCCAGCGTAAACTCACCGCCTCACTCCGATACTCCAAAGCCCCCATCGCCCCCGGCGAAGACTTCCGCGCCGAGCTCGCGATCATCGGCTGCTCCACGCCCGACGCCCCCGACTGCCTCAACCTCGGCCCCCCGCCCGAACGCCCCGCCGACGCCTTTGTCTTCGATACGCTGCCGCAGAGCCGCCTCACCATCGCCCGCGTCAGCCCGCACCCCACCGCACACTCCGGCTGGTTCATCGAGCTTCAAGGACGCACAAGTTCCGACACACCTTCGGGCGACCAGCGCTTGAGCGGCGTGCTTAAACTCACCGACGACCAGGGCCAACCGCTGCCCACCTTCGTCGACTTCCTCTTCCCCCGCACCGAGAGCGCTGAAGCGCAGGCGATGCTCCTGGGCGCCGGCGCTCCGACCGACCCCACCGCCAGCCCCACCTCCCCCGCACAGCCCACCGAAAACACCCCCTCGATCTTCTTTATCTTACTTCTGGCCTTCGCCGGCGGCGCGCTCCTCAACCTGATGCCCTGCGTCTTCCCGGTGCTCGCCATCAAGGTCTTCTCATTCGTCAAACTCGCCAATGAGGAGCGCCAGAGCGTCTATGTGCACGGCGCGGCCTACACCGCCGGCATCGTCACCTCGATGATGGCCCTGGCCGGCGTGGTCATCGCCCTGCAGCAGCTCGGCACTCAAGTGGGCTGGGGCTTCCAGTTTCAAGAACCGCGCTTCATCGCAGTGGTCGGCGCCGTGCTGGTGATCTTCGCGCTCAACCTTTTTGGCGTCTTCGAGGTCACCCTCAACCCGGGCCGCCTCCAGGACCTCACCGACGCACCCGGCGGCCTCCGCCGCAGCTTCGGCGAGGGCGTGCTGGCGGTGGTGCTGGCAACGCCCTGCTCGGCACCTTTTCTGGGCACCGCAGTGGGCTTTGCCCTGGCGAGCAGCCCGCTCGTCATCGCGCTGATCTTCATGACCCTGGGACTGGGCCTGGCCGCCCCCTTCGTCGCGCTCACCCTCATCCCCAACACCGCCCGATTCCTGCCGCGTCCGGGCCCCTGGATGCTCATCTTCAAACAGTTTTTGGGCTTCGCGCTGCTCGGCACCGTCATCTGGCTGCTCTGGCTCATCGGCCAGATGAGCGGCGCGATGGCCCAGACCGCCCAGCTCATCTTCCTGCTCAGCTGCGCGCTCGCCGCATGGATATGGGGCCAGGTACAGTTTGGCAGCTCCGCAAAACGTCTCCTCGGTGGCCTGGGCGCCCTGATCCTCATCGCCATCAGCGCCTGGCAGACCTTCGACTTCAGCGCCGAGGTTCCCGACCCGGCATCGGCAACCACCCAGAGCGCTTCGACCGACGACGAAGGCATCGCCTGGATCCCCTGGAGCGAAGAGGCCGTCCAGGCCGAGCTGGCCGCCGGCCGACCGGTGTTTATCGACTTTACGGCCACCTGGTGCATCACCTGCCAGGTCAACAAACGCAACGTCCTGGAGACCCCCGAGGTCATCGCCGCCGTCGAAGAACACAACGTCGCCATGGTCATCGCCGACTGGACTCGCCGCGATGATCGCATCCGCGCCAAACTGGCCGAATTTGGCAAGGCCGGCGTGCCCATGTACCTTCTCTACCACCCCGACTCACCCGAGGATCCCCGCGTCCTGCCTGAACTTCTCACCCGTCAGATGGTGATTGAAGCCTTCGCCTCACCCTGA
- a CDS encoding CPBP family intramembrane glutamic endopeptidase yields MKLSTYHQQSRDTWHSLVLVMPLFVLYQLGVLWTGGVRNGVDFMTDTLWWAVGGELHYYLGVHVGVLLLMVVAAVMLRKKERLRLRVWPAVVAESAVYAFFFGAAIVAIMDALGLSALLSVGLSVGGEASVLDNLVLSAGAGLYEELVFRLGLMGTMVWLGHRVVGWPRWWAALWAVVLSSVIFSAVHHMGPLGEEFAMGVFVFRAIAGVLLALIFYLRGFAVAVYTHALYDVLVLVILASNG; encoded by the coding sequence ATGAAGTTAAGCACCTACCATCAGCAGAGCCGCGATACCTGGCATAGTCTTGTGCTGGTGATGCCGCTTTTTGTGCTCTATCAGCTCGGGGTGTTGTGGACCGGCGGGGTGCGAAACGGCGTCGACTTTATGACCGATACGCTCTGGTGGGCGGTGGGCGGGGAGCTTCACTACTACCTGGGCGTGCATGTGGGGGTGTTGTTACTGATGGTGGTCGCGGCGGTGATGCTGCGCAAAAAAGAGCGGCTGCGGCTGAGGGTGTGGCCAGCGGTGGTGGCGGAGAGCGCGGTGTATGCGTTCTTCTTCGGCGCGGCGATCGTGGCGATTATGGACGCGCTGGGCTTGAGCGCGCTCCTAAGTGTGGGCCTGAGCGTGGGTGGGGAGGCCTCGGTGCTCGATAATCTGGTGCTCAGCGCGGGGGCGGGGCTCTATGAGGAGCTCGTCTTCAGGCTGGGGCTGATGGGCACGATGGTGTGGCTGGGCCACCGGGTGGTGGGCTGGCCCAGGTGGTGGGCGGCGCTGTGGGCGGTGGTGCTCTCCAGTGTGATCTTCAGCGCGGTGCATCATATGGGGCCGCTTGGCGAGGAGTTTGCGATGGGGGTGTTTGTCTTTCGGGCCATCGCCGGGGTGTTGCTGGCGTTGATCTTCTATTTGCGCGGGTTTGCAGTCGCGGTGTACACCCATGCTCTCTATGACGTGCTGGTGCTTGTGATCCTCGCATCAAACGGGTGA
- a CDS encoding cyclic nucleotide-binding domain-containing protein: protein MPTDRHRLAREALRARPFFDALSDEEFDHLIDACDLRTLAPREVLWAVGREGQSCYVLISGRLEQSLTRQPVGRKVEQIDRPGTFMALSYLVKPWRHHSSAVALERSVVLKLDRERFETMFEAGDSVAFRLVDELAEALVQEMRDANERLHEVFGNPAETLRLLRRRTRNA, encoded by the coding sequence ATGCCGACCGATCGTCACCGCCTGGCCCGCGAGGCGCTGCGTGCGCGACCTTTCTTTGACGCGCTGAGCGACGAGGAGTTCGACCACCTCATCGACGCCTGCGACCTGCGCACGCTCGCCCCGCGCGAGGTGCTCTGGGCGGTGGGGCGCGAGGGGCAGTCCTGCTACGTGCTCATCTCCGGGCGTCTGGAGCAGTCGCTGACCCGCCAGCCCGTCGGGCGTAAGGTTGAGCAGATCGATCGGCCCGGCACTTTTATGGCGCTCTCGTACCTGGTCAAACCCTGGCGGCATCACAGCTCGGCCGTAGCGCTGGAGCGCAGTGTGGTGCTCAAGCTGGACCGCGAGCGTTTTGAGACCATGTTTGAGGCCGGCGACTCGGTGGCGTTTCGGCTGGTCGATGAGCTGGCCGAGGCGCTCGTTCAGGAGATGCGCGACGCCAATGAGCGTCTCCACGAGGTCTTTGGCAACCCGGCCGAGACCCTGCGCCTGCTGCGCAGGCGCACGCGAAACGCCTGA
- a CDS encoding cyclic nucleotide-binding domain-containing protein yields MSTTITARTADLRAVFESLELFQTLSAAEVSEVVGACTVEAMEAEKILFEQGDESDALYIVRSGTLEVSAVSPLGEKVVLATLGEGTVVGEMSLIEGGPRSATVSAVDEVEMLKLSRASFEAMRRAGSKAAYKIILGLARTVGERRRQTDERVQEVFLDPDDHIDAFESQLHDMLGRLRKA; encoded by the coding sequence ATGAGCACAACGATCACCGCCCGCACCGCCGATCTTCGCGCGGTGTTTGAGTCTCTGGAGCTCTTCCAGACCCTGAGCGCCGCCGAGGTCAGCGAGGTGGTGGGGGCCTGCACCGTCGAGGCGATGGAGGCCGAGAAGATCCTCTTTGAGCAGGGCGATGAGTCCGACGCGCTCTACATCGTGCGCAGCGGCACCCTGGAGGTCTCTGCGGTCAGCCCGCTTGGCGAGAAGGTGGTGCTGGCCACCCTTGGTGAAGGCACGGTCGTGGGGGAGATGAGCCTGATTGAGGGCGGTCCGCGCTCGGCCACCGTCAGCGCGGTCGATGAGGTCGAGATGCTCAAGCTCTCACGGGCCTCCTTTGAGGCGATGCGCCGCGCCGGCAGTAAGGCCGCCTACAAGATCATTCTGGGGCTTGCGCGCACCGTCGGTGAGCGACGTCGCCAGACCGACGAGCGCGTCCAGGAGGTCTTTTTAGACCCGGACGACCATATCGACGCTTTTGAGAGTCAACTTCACGATATGCTCGGGCGCCTTCGTAAAGCCTGA
- a CDS encoding MerC domain-containing protein yields the protein MKPGPASAQLDLDASAAMHAHSEPQTAFWDRLGIIGSVACIIHCALTPALVSSLAALGFLADALVHQVLVVLLLGVALLAFWPGFKVHRDLRIVAGAVAGVSILIATGFMHTFLHDFMHGFFHAELAEAGLTMLGSGILVGTHVANQRLVRAEGACCND from the coding sequence GTGAAACCTGGCCCCGCAAGCGCACAACTCGACCTCGACGCATCGGCCGCGATGCACGCCCACAGCGAACCCCAGACCGCTTTCTGGGATCGGCTCGGCATCATCGGTTCGGTGGCCTGCATCATTCACTGTGCGCTGACCCCGGCGCTGGTCAGCTCACTGGCCGCCCTGGGATTTCTGGCCGACGCCCTGGTTCATCAGGTGCTCGTGGTGTTGCTCCTGGGCGTGGCGCTCCTGGCGTTCTGGCCGGGCTTTAAAGTTCACCGTGATCTTCGCATTGTGGCCGGCGCCGTCGCCGGCGTCTCGATCCTGATCGCCACCGGCTTTATGCACACCTTTTTGCACGACTTCATGCACGGGTTCTTTCACGCCGAGCTGGCCGAAGCCGGCCTGACCATGCTCGGCTCTGGCATTCTGGTGGGCACGCACGTGGCCAACCAGCGCCTGGTGCGCGCCGAAGGCGCCTGCTGCAACGACTGA
- a CDS encoding redoxin domain-containing protein, with amino-acid sequence MHRFKWMMIVTLTLGVSALSACENPAEDPGENPAEATAPESEAAETAEGTATGSSEAARQAAAAQGDQEGAAPEKPIVGEPAPDFTLVDEAGNSHTLSQYKGKTVVLEWFNIPCPYVNRHYDAGTFDTLLKEHGGTDEIVWLAIDTTHDNTPEDSQAWKEKANEKREFDYPILQDPSGEVGRLYQAKTTPHMFVIDSTGVLRYMGGIDDDPRGQKEEPTNYVDAALTAIAAGEDIATTEAQPYGCTVKYAEEP; translated from the coding sequence ATGCACCGCTTCAAATGGATGATGATCGTCACCCTGACCCTGGGCGTGAGCGCGCTGAGCGCCTGCGAAAATCCCGCCGAAGATCCCGGCGAAAACCCCGCCGAAGCCACCGCTCCTGAGAGTGAAGCTGCCGAGACCGCCGAAGGCACCGCCACCGGCAGCAGCGAGGCCGCCCGTCAGGCCGCCGCCGCCCAGGGCGACCAGGAAGGCGCCGCCCCCGAAAAACCCATCGTCGGCGAGCCGGCACCTGACTTCACGCTGGTCGATGAGGCCGGAAACTCCCACACCCTGAGCCAGTACAAAGGCAAAACCGTGGTGCTGGAGTGGTTCAACATCCCCTGCCCCTACGTCAACCGCCACTACGACGCCGGCACCTTCGACACCCTGCTCAAAGAGCACGGCGGCACCGACGAGATCGTCTGGCTGGCCATCGACACCACCCACGACAACACCCCCGAAGACTCCCAGGCGTGGAAAGAGAAGGCTAACGAGAAGCGCGAGTTCGATTACCCCATCCTCCAGGATCCCTCCGGTGAAGTGGGCCGCCTCTACCAGGCCAAGACCACCCCGCATATGTTCGTGATCGATTCGACCGGCGTCCTGCGTTACATGGGCGGCATCGACGACGATCCCCGCGGCCAGAAGGAAGAACCGACCAACTACGTCGACGCCGCGCTCACCGCGATCGCCGCCGGCGAAGACATTGCCACCACCGAGGCCCAGCCCTACGGCTGCACGGTGAAGTACGCCGAAGAGCCCTGA
- a CDS encoding NAD(P)H-dependent glycerol-3-phosphate dehydrogenase, whose product MKIGVIGGGSWGTALARLLADQGHQVMMWVHEPTLSASINETHQNAVYLEGIDLPENLRATNDMEEAVSGKEMIVSVPPSHVLREVMTQAAPFLPDGIPIVSATKGIENDSLMLVSEILEDVLAPRFHPFLCYLSGPSFAREVATCKPTAVTIASYNHRLAVKVQQVFSTTYFRAYTSNDVVGVEIGGALKNVIAIASGAVSGMELGLNASAGMITRGLNEITRLGVRMGANPLTLTGLAGMGDLVLTCTGGLSRNRTVGFKLGQGMTIDAILSEMNMVAEGIKTSRSVHNLAAKIGVEMPISEQVYQVIYEGKDTRQAVSDLMSRPLKAELGGWM is encoded by the coding sequence ATGAAGATCGGTGTGATCGGAGGTGGTTCCTGGGGAACAGCGCTCGCAAGACTACTGGCCGACCAGGGCCATCAGGTGATGATGTGGGTGCATGAGCCCACGCTCTCGGCGTCGATCAACGAGACCCACCAGAACGCGGTCTACCTCGAAGGCATCGATCTGCCCGAGAACCTGCGCGCGACCAACGACATGGAGGAGGCCGTCAGCGGCAAAGAGATGATCGTCTCGGTGCCGCCCAGCCACGTTCTGCGCGAGGTCATGACCCAGGCCGCGCCCTTTTTGCCCGACGGCATCCCCATCGTCAGCGCCACCAAGGGCATTGAGAACGACTCGTTGATGCTGGTCAGCGAGATCCTCGAAGACGTGCTCGCCCCGCGCTTTCACCCCTTTTTATGCTACCTCTCCGGGCCGAGCTTCGCCCGTGAGGTCGCCACCTGCAAACCCACCGCGGTCACGATCGCAAGCTACAACCATCGCCTGGCGGTGAAGGTGCAGCAGGTCTTCAGCACCACGTATTTTCGCGCCTACACCTCCAACGACGTGGTGGGCGTGGAGATCGGCGGGGCGCTTAAAAACGTCATCGCGATTGCATCCGGTGCGGTCAGCGGCATGGAGCTGGGCCTCAACGCCTCGGCCGGCATGATCACCCGCGGGCTCAACGAGATCACTCGCCTGGGCGTGCGTATGGGGGCCAACCCGCTCACCCTGACCGGTCTGGCGGGTATGGGCGACCTCGTGCTCACCTGCACCGGGGGCTTGAGCCGTAACCGCACCGTGGGCTTTAAGCTCGGCCAGGGCATGACCATCGACGCGATTTTGAGCGAGATGAACATGGTCGCCGAGGGCATCAAGACCTCGCGCAGCGTGCATAACCTGGCCGCCAAAATCGGCGTGGAGATGCCCATCAGCGAGCAGGTCTACCAGGTGATCTACGAGGGCAAAGACACCCGCCAGGCCGTCAGCGACCTGATGTCGCGTCCGCTCAAAGCGGAGCTCGGCGGTTGGATGTGA